The following proteins are co-located in the Microcystis wesenbergii NRERC-220 genome:
- a CDS encoding NUDIX hydrolase, producing MKPLNTLANKSLADFKVGVDNVIFSVDTQLNRLLVLLIKRREEPFSNYWSLPGTLVRNGESLETAAYRILAEKISVNNLYLEQLYTFGSPEGDSPAAAESFGKRYLSVSYFALVRFEEAKLITERDYNITWYMIDKVPDLAFNHGQILEYGWRRLRNKVEYSPVAFEVLPELFTLNDLYQFYETILGKNFSDYSNFRNRLLKLGFLKDMGLKVSRGAGRPASLYRFDEKAFAPFKEQPLVFV from the coding sequence ATGAAACCGCTAAATACCCTAGCTAATAAATCTCTAGCTGATTTTAAAGTCGGAGTTGATAACGTGATCTTTTCCGTTGATACCCAATTAAATCGGCTGCTAGTGCTTCTGATTAAAAGACGGGAAGAACCCTTTAGTAATTACTGGAGTTTACCCGGGACTTTAGTGAGAAATGGGGAATCACTGGAAACGGCAGCCTATCGAATTTTAGCCGAGAAAATTAGCGTCAATAATCTCTATCTGGAACAGTTATATACTTTTGGCAGTCCAGAGGGAGATTCCCCGGCAGCGGCCGAGAGTTTTGGGAAACGTTATCTATCGGTGAGTTACTTCGCTTTAGTGCGGTTTGAAGAAGCAAAGTTAATCACTGAACGGGATTATAATATCACTTGGTATATGATTGATAAAGTGCCAGATTTAGCCTTTAATCACGGTCAAATTTTGGAATATGGCTGGCGAAGATTACGCAATAAAGTAGAATATAGTCCCGTCGCTTTTGAGGTTTTACCAGAATTATTTACTTTAAATGATCTTTATCAATTTTATGAGACAATTTTAGGTAAAAATTTTAGTGATTATTCTAACTTCAGAAATCGGCTATTGAAATTAGGATTTCTCAAGGATATGGGTTTAAAAGTCTCGCGTGGTGCCGGTCGTCCCGCTAGTTTATATCGCTTTGATGAAAAAGCTTTTGCTCCCTTTAAAGAGCAACCGTTAGTTTTTGTTTAA
- the psbE gene encoding cytochrome b559 subunit alpha: protein MSGSTGERPFGDIVTSIRYWIIHSITIPMLFIAGWLFVSTGLAYDVFGTPRPDEYYTQERQELPIINDRFEAKNQIEQFNQ, encoded by the coding sequence ATGTCAGGTAGTACCGGCGAACGTCCTTTTGGCGATATCGTTACCAGTATTCGTTACTGGATTATCCATAGCATCACCATCCCCATGCTGTTTATCGCAGGTTGGTTATTCGTGAGTACCGGTTTGGCTTACGATGTTTTTGGCACTCCCCGTCCCGATGAGTATTACACTCAAGAGCGTCAAGAATTACCGATCATTAATGATCGCTTTGAGGCCAAAAATCAAATCGAGCAGTTTAATCAGTAG
- the psbB gene encoding photosystem II chlorophyll-binding protein CP47: MGLPWYRVHTVVLNDPGRLISVHLMHTALVAGWAGSMALYELAIFDPSDPVLNPMWRQGMFVLPFMARLGVTGSWGGWSVTGETGVDPGFWSFEGVAAAHIVLSGLLFLAAVWHWVFWDLELFIDPRTGESALDLPKMFGIHLFLSGLLCFGFGAFHQTGLWGPGMWVSDAYGLTGHVQPVAPEWGPAGFNPFNPGGVVAHHIAAGIVGIIAGLFHLTVRPPERLYKALRMGNIETVLSSSIAAVFFAAFVVAGTMWYGNATTPIELFGPTRYQWDKGYFQEEIERRVEASIANGATIAEAYQAIPEKLAFYDYVGNSPAKGGLFRTGAMDSGDGIAKSWLGHPVFKDGEGRVLSVRRMPNFFETFPVVLTDSEGIVRADIPFRRAESKLSIEQSGVTVSFYGGSLDGQVFSDPADVKKFARRAQLGEAFEFDTETLKSDGVFRTSPRGWFTFGHAVFALLFFFGHIWHGSRTIYRDVFAGVDPDLEEQVEFGLFQKLGDLSTRKQEV, translated from the coding sequence ATGGGACTACCTTGGTATCGAGTACACACAGTCGTTCTCAACGACCCGGGCCGTTTAATTTCCGTTCACCTGATGCACACCGCACTGGTAGCGGGTTGGGCTGGCTCCATGGCCCTCTATGAGCTTGCTATTTTCGACCCCAGTGACCCCGTATTAAACCCGATGTGGCGGCAAGGAATGTTCGTGCTGCCCTTCATGGCCCGTTTAGGTGTCACTGGTTCTTGGGGTGGCTGGAGCGTCACCGGCGAAACTGGTGTTGACCCCGGTTTCTGGTCTTTTGAAGGCGTTGCCGCCGCTCATATCGTCTTATCCGGTCTGCTATTCCTAGCGGCGGTTTGGCACTGGGTTTTCTGGGATTTAGAATTATTTATCGATCCCCGCACGGGCGAATCTGCCCTCGATTTACCGAAAATGTTCGGTATTCACCTGTTCTTATCCGGTTTACTTTGCTTTGGTTTCGGTGCTTTCCATCAAACAGGCCTTTGGGGTCCCGGGATGTGGGTTTCCGATGCCTACGGTTTAACTGGTCATGTGCAGCCCGTAGCTCCCGAATGGGGACCGGCTGGTTTTAACCCCTTTAACCCCGGGGGTGTGGTGGCTCACCACATTGCCGCGGGTATCGTCGGGATTATCGCCGGTTTATTCCATTTAACCGTTCGTCCCCCCGAAAGACTCTATAAAGCCTTGAGAATGGGTAATATCGAAACGGTGCTTTCTAGCAGTATCGCCGCTGTTTTCTTTGCCGCTTTCGTCGTGGCTGGAACCATGTGGTACGGTAATGCTACTACCCCGATCGAACTCTTTGGCCCGACCCGTTACCAATGGGATAAGGGCTATTTCCAAGAAGAAATTGAGCGTCGTGTGGAGGCCAGCATCGCCAATGGGGCCACCATCGCCGAAGCTTACCAAGCAATCCCCGAAAAACTGGCTTTCTATGATTATGTCGGTAATAGCCCCGCTAAAGGTGGTTTATTCCGTACTGGTGCCATGGATAGCGGTGACGGTATCGCTAAATCTTGGTTAGGACACCCTGTTTTCAAAGATGGCGAAGGTCGCGTCCTCAGCGTGCGTCGGATGCCTAACTTCTTTGAAACCTTCCCCGTTGTCCTGACTGACTCGGAAGGTATCGTTCGCGCTGATATTCCTTTCCGTCGTGCGGAATCGAAACTGAGTATCGAACAAAGTGGTGTCACCGTTTCTTTCTACGGTGGCTCTCTCGATGGTCAGGTCTTCAGCGATCCTGCTGATGTGAAGAAATTTGCGCGTAGAGCGCAACTCGGTGAAGCTTTCGAGTTTGACACCGAAACCCTCAAGTCTGACGGGGTATTCCGCACTTCTCCGAGAGGTTGGTTTACTTTCGGTCATGCTGTCTTTGCTTTACTATTCTTCTTCGGTCACATCTGGCACGGTTCTCGTACCATCTACCGCGACGTATTCGCCGGGGTAGATCCGGATCTGGAAGAACAAGTGGAATTCGGTTTATTCCAAAAATTGGGTGATCTTAGCACTCGTAAACAAGAAGTTTAG
- a CDS encoding photosynthesis system II assembly factor Ycf48 gives MRKLKQFVIVLAVAFFCFSCSSVPSLSSSPWQILTLDTDSTFADIAFTDDPQHGWLVGTKSTLFETTDGGDSWQQKVLNLGDEKVSFSAVSFHDQEGWIVGKPSILLHSEDGGGSWSRIPLSEKLPGSPYGIIALNDKTAEMVTDLGAIYRSKDGGKTWQALVEGAVGVARTIVRSHDGKYVAVSARGNFYSTWEPGSTEWQPHNRLSSRRLQKVGYGENGELWALARGGQLQFTSPNDLDTWEDKVFPEFSTSWGLLDLNYRTPEEIWVAGGSGNLLVSDDGGQSWEKDRAVESVPSNLYRIVFINSDKGFVLGQNGVLLKYNPPSEPA, from the coding sequence ATGAGAAAACTGAAACAATTCGTAATAGTTCTAGCTGTAGCCTTTTTCTGCTTTAGCTGTAGTAGTGTGCCATCCCTGAGCAGTAGTCCTTGGCAAATCCTCACCCTCGACACTGACTCCACTTTTGCCGATATCGCCTTTACCGACGACCCGCAGCACGGTTGGTTAGTGGGAACCAAATCTACCCTCTTTGAAACCACCGATGGGGGGGACAGCTGGCAGCAAAAAGTCCTCAACCTTGGCGACGAAAAAGTTAGCTTTAGCGCCGTCAGTTTCCACGACCAAGAGGGTTGGATTGTCGGTAAACCCTCGATTCTTCTCCATAGCGAAGACGGGGGCGGCAGCTGGTCCCGTATCCCCTTAAGTGAAAAATTACCCGGTTCCCCCTACGGAATTATCGCCCTGAACGACAAAACCGCCGAAATGGTCACGGATTTAGGTGCTATCTACCGCAGCAAAGACGGGGGCAAAACTTGGCAAGCTTTAGTGGAAGGTGCCGTGGGTGTGGCCCGGACAATTGTTCGTTCCCATGATGGTAAATATGTGGCCGTTTCCGCACGCGGGAACTTTTATTCCACTTGGGAACCGGGGTCAACAGAATGGCAACCCCACAATCGTCTTTCTTCCCGCCGCTTACAAAAAGTCGGTTATGGTGAAAATGGGGAACTGTGGGCCCTGGCCCGGGGTGGTCAACTACAATTTACTAGCCCCAATGATCTCGATACATGGGAAGATAAGGTATTCCCCGAGTTTTCCACCAGTTGGGGACTTTTGGACCTCAACTACCGCACCCCCGAAGAAATTTGGGTCGCTGGTGGTAGCGGCAATCTGTTGGTCAGTGATGACGGCGGCCAATCTTGGGAAAAAGATCGCGCGGTGGAAAGTGTCCCCTCCAATCTCTATCGAATTGTTTTTATCAATTCCGACAAGGGTTTTGTCTTGGGACAAAATGGGGTTTTACTGAAATATAATCCCCCTAGCGAACCGGCCTAA
- a CDS encoding photosystem II reaction center protein J, with the protein MFAEGRIPLWLVATIAGLGVIAVVGLFFYGAYAGLGSSM; encoded by the coding sequence ATGTTCGCAGAAGGTCGTATTCCTTTGTGGTTAGTCGCCACCATCGCCGGTCTAGGCGTTATCGCCGTGGTTGGTCTTTTCTTCTACGGAGCTTACGCTGGTTTAGGTTCCTCTATGTAA
- the ygfZ gene encoding CAF17-like 4Fe-4S cluster assembly/insertion protein YgfZ, protein MKAALETIKAEYAANFLKNYSNDPQSLASQTILIDRSDWGLLELKGQDRLRFLHNQTSNAIDRLKPGQGCETIFLNSTGRTLDFVTVYASDDSLLILVSPQRRQFLLELIDRYIFPFDKVEISDLTDNFGIVTLIGTESGQYLQKIAIPEQILTGVQHSHYLLSQPALRVAVGTGLDLPGYTLIVAAAEAGPFWENLIKNGVTPADEQVWEYLRIHQGRPAVDRELTEDYNPLEAGLWRAIVFDKGCYIGQETIARLNTYKGVKQRLWGIKLSQPVPSNTPIILEAQKVGLLTSVLEDFGLGYVKTKAGGEGLKVQIGEATGELIPLPFLSHEYPFQ, encoded by the coding sequence ATGAAAGCAGCGTTAGAAACGATCAAGGCAGAGTATGCCGCTAATTTTCTGAAAAATTACAGTAATGATCCCCAAAGTTTAGCATCCCAAACAATTTTAATCGATCGCTCCGATTGGGGTTTATTAGAATTAAAAGGCCAGGACCGACTGCGTTTTCTCCACAATCAAACCAGTAACGCGATCGATCGCCTGAAACCGGGTCAGGGTTGTGAGACAATTTTCCTTAACTCTACCGGTCGTACCCTCGATTTTGTCACAGTTTACGCCAGCGATGATTCCCTCCTCATCCTCGTTTCTCCCCAACGTCGTCAATTTTTACTGGAATTGATCGATCGCTATATTTTCCCCTTCGATAAGGTGGAAATTAGCGACTTAACCGATAATTTTGGCATTGTCACCCTAATAGGTACTGAAAGCGGGCAATACCTGCAAAAAATCGCCATTCCAGAGCAGATTTTAACGGGGGTGCAGCATAGTCATTATCTCCTTTCTCAACCCGCCCTGAGAGTGGCCGTCGGCACCGGCTTAGACCTACCCGGATATACTTTAATCGTCGCCGCCGCCGAAGCGGGCCCCTTTTGGGAAAATTTAATTAAAAATGGCGTTACTCCCGCAGATGAGCAGGTGTGGGAATACCTGAGAATCCATCAGGGCCGACCGGCAGTCGATCGAGAATTAACCGAAGATTATAACCCTTTAGAGGCCGGTTTATGGCGAGCGATCGTTTTTGATAAGGGCTGTTATATTGGTCAAGAAACTATCGCCCGTCTCAACACCTATAAAGGCGTAAAACAAAGACTTTGGGGCATAAAACTCAGCCAACCCGTCCCCAGCAATACCCCGATTATTTTAGAAGCGCAAAAAGTCGGTTTACTCACCAGTGTGCTGGAGGATTTTGGCTTGGGTTATGTGAAAACAAAAGCGGGAGGAGAGGGTTTAAAAGTACAAATCGGCGAGGCAACAGGAGAATTAATCCCCTTACCCTTCCTCTCTCACGAATACCCCTTTCAGTGA
- the psbF gene encoding cytochrome b559 subunit beta has product MASGNPNQPISYPIFTVRWLAVHTLAVPTVFFIGAIAAMQFIQR; this is encoded by the coding sequence ATGGCTAGTGGTAATCCCAATCAACCCATTTCTTACCCCATTTTCACCGTTCGCTGGTTGGCAGTTCATACCTTAGCGGTCCCCACTGTCTTCTTTATCGGTGCAATTGCGGCAATGCAGTTTATTCAACGCTAG
- a CDS encoding rubredoxin: MSDRPPELTLADQAPANYECRSCGYVYDPSKGDSKTNTPAGTPFEELPETWRCPVCGVRRSQFINIGAKDAPSGFQENLSYGFGVNRLTPAQKNILIFGALALGFVFFISLYGLN; encoded by the coding sequence ATGAGCGATCGCCCACCAGAACTAACCCTAGCCGACCAGGCCCCTGCCAACTACGAATGTCGCTCCTGCGGCTACGTTTACGACCCCAGCAAGGGAGATAGTAAAACCAACACTCCCGCTGGAACCCCCTTCGAGGAATTGCCAGAAACTTGGCGCTGTCCCGTGTGTGGTGTGCGTCGTTCCCAATTTATCAACATCGGAGCTAAAGATGCTCCTTCGGGATTCCAAGAAAATCTTAGCTATGGTTTTGGAGTCAATCGTCTCACTCCCGCACAAAAAAATATTTTGATTTTCGGGGCTTTAGCGCTAGGATTTGTTTTCTTTATTAGTTTATATGGTTTAAACTAA
- a CDS encoding NAD+ synthase encodes MRIAIAQLNPIVGDIEGNAQRILEAAQTAFNQGAELLLTPELSLCGYPPRDLLLNLGFVEKMSRQLQLLSQQLPEKLAVLVGFVEKNPSATVRGEKPLFNSIALLKSQEIKQIFTKRLLPTYDVFDEDRYFASGKESQYFQLTENNVKIGVTICEDVWNDEQFWGQRQYAVNPIADLANLGVDLIVNLSASPYSVGKQKLRESLLSHSATRYNLPIVYVNQVGGNDDLIFDGDSVAFNRQGEVIYRAQAFTSSLELIEFNQDLLPAVIHPLPVDEDEEIYRALVLGVRDYVQKCGFKRVIFGLSGGIDSSLVAAIASDALGKENVLAVMMPSPYSSDHSISDAVALVNNLGIKSEKLAIQEIMTAYDQLLEPVFAGTDFGIAEENLQSRIRGNLLMALSNKFGHLLLSTGNKSEMAVGYCTLYGDMNGGLAVIADVPKTRVYSLCRWLNRHGEIIPLNVINKAPSAELKPNQKDQDSLPPYEILDAILALLIDRHQSAEQIIAAGFEAEIVQKVIKLVKNAEFKRKQAPPGLKISDRAFGTGWRMPIASRWG; translated from the coding sequence ATGAGAATTGCTATCGCTCAATTAAATCCCATTGTTGGAGATATCGAAGGAAATGCCCAAAGAATTTTAGAGGCTGCTCAAACAGCATTTAATCAGGGAGCAGAATTACTTTTAACCCCGGAATTATCCCTCTGTGGTTATCCTCCCAGAGACTTGTTATTAAATCTGGGTTTTGTGGAGAAAATGTCTCGACAATTGCAATTATTGTCCCAACAATTACCAGAAAAGTTAGCCGTCTTAGTCGGTTTTGTCGAAAAAAATCCCTCGGCAACGGTCAGGGGAGAAAAGCCGTTATTTAATAGCATAGCTTTGTTAAAAAGTCAAGAGATTAAACAAATTTTTACTAAACGTTTATTGCCTACCTACGATGTTTTTGATGAGGATCGTTACTTTGCTTCTGGGAAAGAAAGTCAATATTTTCAACTAACAGAAAATAATGTAAAAATCGGTGTAACTATCTGTGAAGATGTTTGGAATGATGAACAATTTTGGGGTCAGCGTCAATACGCAGTTAATCCCATCGCCGATTTAGCTAATTTAGGAGTGGATTTAATCGTTAATCTTTCCGCTTCTCCCTACAGTGTCGGTAAGCAAAAATTGCGAGAATCTTTATTATCCCATAGTGCCACTAGATATAATTTACCGATAGTTTACGTCAATCAAGTGGGAGGTAATGATGATTTAATTTTTGATGGTGACAGCGTGGCTTTTAACCGACAAGGAGAAGTGATTTATCGCGCTCAGGCATTTACTTCTAGCCTAGAATTGATCGAGTTTAATCAGGATTTGTTACCCGCAGTTATTCATCCTTTACCTGTCGATGAAGATGAGGAAATTTATCGAGCTTTAGTCTTAGGAGTACGAGATTATGTGCAGAAATGCGGTTTTAAACGGGTAATTTTCGGCTTGAGTGGTGGCATTGATTCTAGTTTAGTTGCCGCTATTGCCAGCGACGCATTAGGTAAAGAAAATGTTCTCGCTGTGATGATGCCTTCTCCCTATAGTTCCGACCATTCCATTAGCGATGCAGTGGCTTTAGTTAATAATTTAGGTATCAAAAGTGAGAAGTTAGCAATTCAGGAAATTATGACCGCTTATGATCAACTTTTAGAGCCGGTTTTCGCTGGGACTGATTTTGGTATTGCCGAAGAAAATCTTCAGTCACGCATTCGCGGTAATTTATTAATGGCCCTCTCTAATAAATTCGGTCATTTACTATTATCCACTGGCAATAAATCAGAAATGGCGGTGGGATATTGCACTCTTTACGGTGATATGAATGGTGGTTTAGCAGTGATTGCTGATGTGCCGAAAACGAGGGTTTATTCCCTCTGTCGCTGGTTAAATCGGCACGGGGAAATTATTCCCCTCAATGTGATTAATAAAGCTCCTAGTGCTGAATTAAAACCCAATCAGAAGGATCAAGATTCTTTACCTCCCTACGAGATTTTAGATGCTATTTTAGCACTATTAATCGATCGCCATCAATCCGCCGAACAAATTATCGCCGCCGGCTTTGAGGCAGAAATTGTGCAGAAAGTGATTAAATTAGTTAAAAATGCCGAATTTAAGCGCAAACAAGCCCCCCCGGGTCTAAAAATTAGCGATCGCGCTTTTGGCACTGGTTGGCGAATGCCTATCGCTAGTCGCTGGGGTTAG
- the gap gene encoding type I glyceraldehyde-3-phosphate dehydrogenase has translation MTKVRVAINGFGRIGRLVFRAGIQNPDFEFVGINDLVPSDNIAYLLKYDSTHGRFQGTVEAKEDGIVVDGKFIPCYSIKDPAQLPWGATGADYVVESTGLFTTAEGAGKHLEAGAKRVVISAPTKDPDKIRTIVLGVNDNEYDPAKDLIVSNASCTTNCLAPITKVINDNFGLAEGLMTTVHSMTATQPTVDGPSKKDWRGGRGAGQNIIPSSTGAAKAVTLVIPSLKGKLTGMAFRVPTPNVSAVDLTFKTEKATSYEEICAAMKAASEGPMKGILGYTDEEVVSSDFITDPRSSIFDAKAGIQLNANFFKVVSWYDNEWGYSCRMLDLMKMMAAKEAALVTA, from the coding sequence ATGACAAAAGTAAGAGTCGCCATCAACGGATTCGGTCGTATCGGTCGCCTCGTTTTTAGGGCGGGTATCCAAAATCCTGATTTCGAGTTTGTTGGTATAAATGATCTGGTTCCCTCCGATAATATTGCCTATCTGCTCAAATACGACTCCACCCACGGACGTTTTCAGGGTACGGTAGAAGCAAAAGAAGATGGCATCGTCGTGGATGGTAAGTTTATCCCCTGTTATTCCATCAAAGACCCCGCCCAACTGCCCTGGGGTGCAACCGGGGCCGATTATGTGGTCGAGTCCACTGGTTTATTTACCACCGCCGAAGGGGCAGGAAAACACCTAGAAGCCGGGGCCAAACGGGTGGTTATCTCCGCACCCACCAAAGATCCCGACAAAATTCGTACTATTGTACTAGGGGTTAACGACAATGAGTACGATCCCGCTAAGGATCTGATCGTCTCTAACGCTAGTTGTACCACCAATTGTTTAGCCCCGATCACCAAAGTTATTAACGATAACTTCGGACTAGCGGAAGGATTAATGACCACGGTACACTCGATGACCGCCACTCAACCCACCGTCGATGGTCCATCGAAAAAAGATTGGCGCGGTGGTCGCGGCGCCGGTCAAAATATTATCCCCTCCTCCACGGGGGCAGCCAAAGCAGTAACCCTAGTTATTCCCTCCCTAAAAGGCAAATTAACCGGTATGGCCTTCCGTGTGCCAACTCCCAACGTTTCGGCGGTGGATTTAACCTTTAAAACCGAAAAAGCCACCAGTTACGAGGAAATCTGCGCCGCTATGAAAGCCGCCAGCGAAGGACCGATGAAAGGTATCCTCGGTTACACCGATGAGGAAGTGGTATCGAGTGACTTTATCACCGACCCCCGTTCCAGTATCTTTGATGCTAAAGCCGGCATTCAACTTAATGCCAATTTCTTTAAGGTCGTCTCTTGGTACGATAACGAATGGGGTTACTCCTGCCGGATGTTAGACCTGATGAAAATGATGGCAGCTAAGGAAGCAGCCCTAGTAACAGCCTAA
- a CDS encoding phosphoketolase family protein → MVSAPERPLTEQNPLSQDELYKTHAYWRACNYLAVGMIYLRDNPLLKEHLKPEHVKYRLLGHWGASPALSFTYVHLNRLIKKYDLDMIFMAGPGHGAPGVLGPVYLEGTYSEIYPDKSEDEEGLQKFFKQFSFPGHIGSHVTPETPGSIHEGGELGYSVSHAYGSVFDNPDLITAVVVGDGEAETGPLATAWHSNKFLNPIRDGAVLPILNLNGYKIANPTILSRISTHELESLFVGYGYTPYIVECKEDEDLMHCHQKMAATLEHCINQIRFYQQEARSTGIAKRYPWPMIILRSPKGWTGPKNVDGHKVEGFWRAHQVPMGAMQENPEHLRKLEEWMKSYNPEELFDYTTGKFKPEFKELAPRGHRRMSANPHANGGLLRKDLKMPDFRQYAVAVTHPGQVETENTGVMGVFLRDVMRNNMTNFRVFGPDETASNRLSALYEVTKKAWLADTYPEDLDGSQLSPDGRVMEMLSEHTLVGWLEGYLLSGRHGLFHSYEAFAHVIDSMFNQHAKWLDICKNHVPWRASVSSWNLLLSSVVWRQDHNGFSHQDPGFIDLVTNKSADVVRVYLPPDGNCLLSVANHCLKSKDYTNIIVADKQKHLQYLTIEEAIKHCTKGIGIWDWASNDDDGKNPDEPDVIMACCGDIVTKESLAATAILREELPYLKVRFINVVDLFKLQSESEHPHGLSERDFDSLFTTDKPIIFNFHGYPWLIHKLTYRRSNQERIHVRGYKEEGNINTPLELAIRNQVDRFHLVIDVINCVPKLGSAAGHVKERMKNAIIDNLDYAFTNGIDKEEITNWKWPY, encoded by the coding sequence ATGGTATCCGCACCAGAAAGACCCTTAACAGAACAAAATCCCCTTTCTCAAGACGAACTCTACAAAACCCATGCCTATTGGCGCGCTTGTAACTATTTAGCTGTAGGTATGATTTATCTGCGCGATAATCCCCTGCTCAAAGAACATCTTAAACCAGAACACGTTAAGTATCGTTTACTTGGTCACTGGGGAGCAAGTCCGGCCTTAAGTTTTACCTACGTTCACCTCAACCGTTTAATCAAAAAATACGACCTCGATATGATTTTTATGGCCGGTCCTGGCCATGGGGCGCCGGGGGTACTCGGTCCGGTTTATCTAGAAGGAACCTATTCGGAAATTTACCCCGATAAAAGTGAAGACGAGGAAGGATTACAAAAATTCTTTAAACAATTTTCTTTTCCCGGTCACATCGGTAGTCACGTCACCCCCGAAACCCCCGGTTCTATCCATGAGGGCGGCGAACTGGGTTATAGTGTTTCCCATGCCTACGGTTCTGTTTTTGACAATCCCGACCTCATTACGGCCGTGGTGGTGGGTGATGGGGAAGCAGAAACCGGTCCCCTTGCCACCGCATGGCACTCGAATAAATTCCTTAACCCGATTCGCGATGGTGCGGTACTGCCAATTTTAAACTTAAACGGTTATAAAATCGCTAATCCCACCATTCTCTCCCGTATTTCGACGCACGAGTTAGAAAGTCTCTTTGTCGGTTACGGTTACACTCCCTACATCGTCGAATGTAAGGAAGATGAAGACCTCATGCACTGCCATCAAAAAATGGCCGCTACCCTAGAACACTGTATCAATCAGATTCGCTTCTATCAACAGGAAGCTCGCAGCACGGGTATTGCTAAACGTTACCCCTGGCCGATGATTATCCTCCGGTCCCCCAAGGGTTGGACGGGCCCGAAAAATGTTGATGGTCATAAAGTAGAAGGATTCTGGCGCGCTCACCAAGTCCCCATGGGGGCCATGCAGGAAAACCCCGAACACTTGAGAAAATTAGAGGAGTGGATGAAAAGCTATAACCCGGAGGAATTATTTGACTATACCACGGGTAAATTTAAGCCAGAATTTAAAGAACTCGCTCCTAGGGGTCATCGTCGCATGAGTGCTAACCCGCACGCTAACGGCGGATTGCTGCGTAAAGACCTAAAAATGCCTGATTTTCGTCAATATGCCGTGGCCGTCACCCACCCGGGCCAAGTGGAAACGGAAAACACGGGAGTGATGGGGGTATTTTTGCGGGATGTAATGCGAAATAATATGACTAATTTTCGCGTTTTTGGTCCCGATGAAACTGCTTCTAATCGTTTATCTGCTCTCTATGAAGTGACTAAAAAAGCTTGGTTAGCCGATACCTATCCGGAGGATTTAGATGGTAGCCAATTGTCTCCCGATGGTCGTGTGATGGAGATGCTGAGTGAACATACTTTAGTCGGTTGGTTAGAGGGTTATTTATTATCCGGTCGTCACGGTTTATTTCACTCCTACGAAGCTTTTGCCCACGTTATCGATTCCATGTTCAACCAACACGCTAAATGGCTCGATATCTGCAAAAATCATGTGCCTTGGCGCGCTTCTGTTTCCTCTTGGAATCTGTTATTATCCTCGGTGGTTTGGCGGCAGGATCACAATGGTTTTAGTCACCAAGACCCCGGTTTTATCGATTTAGTAACCAATAAAAGTGCCGACGTGGTGCGGGTTTATCTTCCCCCCGATGGTAACTGTTTATTAAGTGTGGCTAACCACTGTCTCAAGAGCAAGGATTACACTAATATTATCGTTGCTGATAAACAGAAACACCTGCAATACTTGACCATTGAAGAAGCAATTAAACACTGCACAAAAGGTATCGGTATTTGGGATTGGGCTAGTAACGATGATGACGGAAAAAATCCCGATGAACCAGATGTAATTATGGCTTGCTGTGGGGATATTGTTACTAAAGAATCTTTAGCGGCAACGGCAATTCTGCGGGAGGAATTACCTTACTTAAAAGTTCGCTTTATCAACGTGGTTGATCTGTTTAAATTACAGTCGGAAAGTGAACACCCCCATGGTTTATCGGAACGGGATTTTGATAGCTTATTTACCACTGATAAGCCAATTATCTTTAATTTCCACGGTTATCCTTGGCTGATTCATAAACTTACCTACCGTCGCAGTAATCAAGAACGTATTCATGTGCGCGGTTACAAAGAAGAAGGGAATATTAATACTCCCCTAGAATTAGCGATTCGTAACCAAGTTGATCGTTTTCATTTAGTAATTGATGTCATTAATTGCGTGCCGAAATTAGGTTCTGCTGCCGGTCATGTGAAAGAACGGATGAAAAATGCTATTATCGACAATCTCGATTATGCTTTTACCAATGGCATCGATAAGGAGGAGATTACTAACTGGAAATGGCCCTATTAA
- a CDS encoding photosystem II reaction center protein L: MERTPNPNRQAVELNRTSLYLGLLLVAVLGILFSSYFFN, translated from the coding sequence ATGGAAAGAACACCTAATCCGAATCGGCAAGCCGTCGAGTTAAATCGTACTTCTCTTTACCTAGGTTTACTCCTAGTTGCTGTCTTGGGAATTTTATTTTCCAGCTATTTCTTTAACTAA